The genomic interval ATCGGCGACGACGTCGAGAGCGCAGATCACGCCGGTGTGATCGATACGCGCAGCCGCGGAGATCAGGCGAGTGACTCGACGCGCACCATCGGCTGTGCGGGGCCGCACCAGCTGGGCTCGCGTCGCGCGCTGATCGTCCCCATAGCGGACGAGGTGCGTCTCGCTCCACGTCGTCTCGGCAAGCAGCCGGAGATGGAGGATCCCGGGGAGCTCAGGGGGCGGCAGCACGGCACGAGTTCAGCACCGACGCGCGGCGGAGGCCGCCGCTCGCCCCGCGAGTGTGAGTCGGGGCGCATGACAACCGGTGGGGAGGACAACGCGCAGGTAGGCTGAACGCGTGGTCGACTACGTCGTCACGGGGCTAAGCGCCAACTCCGTGTCGTATTCGACGGCCCTCGAACGTCAGCGTGCCCTGCATGCCGACGTCGCGAGCGGTCGGGCGCCAGATACTGTGCTCCTTCTCGAGCACCCGTCCGTCTACACCGCAGGAAAGCGGACCGAGCCGGAGGAGCGTCCCCGCGACGGCACGCCGGTCATCGACGTCGACCGCGGTGGCAAGATCACCTGGCACGGCCCAGGGCAGCTCATCGGCTACCCCATCGTGCGCCTGGCGGATCCCCTGGATGTGGTCGCGTACGTGCGGCGGCTCGAGCAGCTGCTCATCGAGGTGATCGGCGAATTCGGCGTGCACGGCGAACGTGTGGACGGTCGCAGCGGCGTGTGGATCCCGCGTGACGGGGCACCGCACGACAAGATCGCCGCGATCGGCATCCGGGTGTCCGATGGCGTCACCATGCACGGCTTCGCGCTGAACTGCAGCAACGATCTCGCGCCGTACGCGCGCATCGTCGCGTGCGGCATCCGCGACGCCGGGGTGACGACGCTCTCCCGAGAGCTCGGACGCACCGTGGCTCCCTCGGACGTCGTGGACGCCGTCACGGCGCGGTTCGAGGACGCGGTGGGGCCGAGCCTGCGCACGCACGCGGGGGTGCTCGCATGACCGCCGCACCCGAGGGTCGCAAGCTCCTGCGGATCGAGGCGCGCAACGCGCAGATCCCGATCGAGCGCAAACCCGAGTGGATCAAGACCAGAGCGCGCATGGGGCCGGAGTACACGGCACTGCAGTCACTCGTGAAGTCGGAGAACCTGCACACGGTGTGCCAGGAGGCCGGCTGCCCGAACATCTTCGAGTGCTGGGAGGATCGCGAGGCGACCTTCCTCATCGGAGGCAGCCAGTGCACACGGCGATGCGACTTCTGTCAGATCGACACCGGGAAGCCTGCCGACTACGACACGGATGAGCCGCGCCGCGTCGCCGAATCCGTCACGCGCATGCAGCTGCGCTACGCCACCGTCACGGGCGTCGCGCGCGACGACCTGCCCGATGAGGGCGCCTGGCTGCACGCCGAGACGGTGCGCGCGATCCACGCGGCCAACCCCGGCACCGGCGTCGAGATCCTCGCGACCGACTTCTCCGGCAACCCGGACCTCCTCGCCGAGGTGTTCTCATCGCGGCCGGAGGTCTTCGCGCACAACGTCGAGACGGTCCCCCGCATCTTCAAGCGCATCCGCCCCGCGTTCCGCTACGAACGCTCGCTCGGGGTCATCACGGCCGCGCGTGACGCCGGACTCATCACGAAGTCCAACCTCATCCTCGGCATGGGCGAGGAACGTCACGAGATCTCGGAGGCGCTGCGCGACCTCCGTGACGCGGGCTGCGACATCATCACCGTGACTCAGTACCTGCGCCCCACACCGCGCCACCTTCCGGTGGCATCGTGGCTGCGTCCGGAGGAGTTCGTCGAGATCAAGCAGGAGGCCGAGGAGCTCGGCTTCCTCGGGGTGCTCGCCGGACCGCTCGTGCGCTCGAGCTACCGGGCGGGGCGGCTGTGGGCGCAGTCGATGGTCGCGAAGGGTCGTGAGATCCCGGATCATCTGCGCCACCTCGCCGAAGGCGAACGCGGATTCGCACAGGCGGTGTCTTAGGAAGCCGTAGGCTGGTGTGCATGGCACGCATCAAGCGCGAGAAGAAGAACAAGGAGCCCGGCCGCCTCAAGCAGATGTGGCAGGTCTTCCAGATGACGCGTCGGCAGGATCCGACAGTCACCTGGGTGATGCTCGTCGCGTTCATCGCGCCGATCGCGGTATCGATCGTGTTCGCGCTGTGGCTCTCCGGCGGCAACGTGCTGAGCATCGTGCTGACGATCATCACGGGTGTGATGGTGGGTCTGCTGCTCGGCATGATCGTGCTCGGTCGACGCGCCGAACGCGCCGCCTACCAGCAGATCTCGGGCCAGCCGGGTGCAGTGAGTGCCGTGCTGAAGAACGGTCTGCGTCGCAGCTGGATCGCCAACGAGGAGCCGGTCGCGTTCAGCCCGCGCACCATGGATGCGGTGTACCGCGCCGTCGGCAAGCCGGGCATCGTGCTCATCAGCGAAGGTCCGCTCTCGCGCACCCAGCCGATGCTCGACAAGGAGCGCGCCAACCTCGGCCGCCTTGTTCCGACCGTTCCCGTGTACGAGCTGCATGTGGGCCCCGACCCCGAATCGCTCGAGCTGCACCGCCTTCCCGGTGCGATGAAGAAGTTCCCCAAGAAGCTCACGAAGGCCGAGATCCTCACGGTCGACAAGCGCATCACGTCGGTGAAGAAGGTCAAGGGCTGGGGCATTCCGGCTGGCATCGACCCGACTCGCCTGCGCGCGCCGCGGCCTCGCTGACCCCACACCTTCAGAACGCGCGATCGCTCAGCGGTCGCGCGTTCTGCGTTTCACGAGGGCGAACCGAGGAAGCGCGTTGAACGCTCAGAGCGCTCGACCGCCGAGCGATCAGACGCGGACGAGCACCGTGCCGGCGATCTTGTCGTGGAGTCCGCGCTGGTCGACATCCCAGATGAGTGCGGGGATGACAAGGCACAGCAGCAGCGTCCGCACCGCCGGGCGCCAGAACCCGAGGTAGCCCCCCGCGACCGGCACCACGCGCATGCGCATGACGATGTGGCCGAGGCTGCCGTTGAGGGTGATCAGGAACACGTACTGGAGCACCGCGAAGATCGCGAGGTTGATGAACGGGTCAGCGCCATTCGGCGTCGGGAAGAACGACCACGACAGGAAGTACGCGGGGGCCCAGTCGATCGCGAGGGCGGCGAGCCGGCGACCGAATCGCGCCACGGATCGGGGCCCCGCTGCGGGGAGCCCCAGACGCTCGCCGGGCCAACGGGATTCGGGCTGCGTCTCGGGTGCACTGCTCACCCGTCCACTCTAGATTCCCCTCCGTAACATGGCCGAAACAATCCGGTCATGGCAGGGAAATGCCGCCCCTCTAGCCTCAAGCGTGGCGGCATCCGCAGCCGAACCCCGATACATGCCACTGGAGATACACCCATGTCCAAGCCTCTGTTCAGCGACTCCTCCGAGGTGCTGAAGTTCATCAAGGACACGGATGTCAAGTTCGTCGACGTCCGATTCACCGACCTGCCGGGCATCCAGCAGCACTTCAACCTTCCCGCTTCCGCCATCGATGAGGCCTTCTTCACGGAGGGGCAGCTGTTCGACGGCTCCTCGATCCGCGGCTTCCAGTCGATCCACGAGTCGGATCTCCAGCTGATCCCCGACGTGAGCACGGCGTTCATCGACCCGTACCGCGACAACCGCACGCTCGTCATCATCTTCGACATCTACAACCCGCGCACGGGTGAGGTGTACGGCCGCGACCCGCGTCAGGTTGCCAAGAAGGCGGAGAAGTTCCTCGCCTCGACCGGCATCGCCGACACCGCGTTCTTCGCGCCCGAGGCGGAGTTCTTCATCTTCGACGACGTGCGCTTCGAGGTGAAGCAGAACAAGAGCTTCTACGAGGTGGACTCCTCGGAGGCGGCGTGGAACTCGGGCCGCGAGGAAGAGGGCGGCAACCTCGCCAACAAGACCCCCTACAAGGGCGGCTACTTCCCCGTCACCCCCGTCGACCAGCACGCCGACCTGCGCGACGACATCGTGCTCAAGCTGCAGGAGGTCGGACTCGAGGTCGAGCGCAGCCACCACGAGGTGGGCACCGCCGGCCAGGGTGAGATCAACTACCGATTCGACACCATGGTGCACTCGGCCGACGACATCCTGAAGTTCAAGTACGTCGTCAAGAACTCGGCGCTCGAGTGGGGCAAGGTCGCGACCTTCATGCCGAAGCCGCTCATGGGCGACAACGGCTCGGGCATGCACGTGCACATGTCGCTCTGGAGCGACGGCAAGCCGCTCTTCTACGACGAGCAGGGCTACGCCGGCCTCTCGGACATCGCGCGCTGGTACATCGGCGGCGTCCTCAAGCACGCGCCCGCGCTGGCGGCGTTCACCAACCCGTCGGTGAACTCCTACCACCGTCTGGTCCCCGGCTTCGAGGCGCCCGTCAACCTGGTCTACTCGGCCGGCAACCGCTCGGCGTCGATCCGCATCCCGATCACGGGCACCAACCCGAAGGCGAAGCGCATCGAGTACCGCGCGCCCGACTCGTCGTCGAACCCGTACCTCGCGTTCGCCGCGCTCCTGATGGCCGGCATCGACGGCATCAAGAACAAGATCGAGCCGCACGAGCCCATCGACAAGGACCTCTACGAGCTTCCCCCGGAGGAGGCGCTCGGCATCCCGCAGCTGCCGGGTTCGCTCGGCGACGCGCTCGACGCGCTCGAGGCCGACCACGAGTTCCTGCTCGAGGGCGGCGTGTTCACGCAGGACCTCATCGACACGTGGCTGGACTACAAGCGCACCAAGGAGCTCGCTCCCTTCGCGCAGCGTCCGCACCCGTTCGAGTACGAGCTGTACTTCGGCGTGTAAGACCGCACGGCTGACGAGAGCCCTCCGACTTCGCTTCAGGAAGTCGGAGGGCTCTCTCTCGCTATTCGACTCGAAGCCCTCGCCCGAGGTACGCGTTTCAGCGCACCAGCGGGTAGCGGAGGATCCCGGCGACCGCCCCTGATCCCCCCGAGGGGTCGGAGCGGAGAGGGACGATGGTCGCGTCGGTGGCGAGCGCCTGTCGGATGAGCTCGTCTCCGCGGTCGTGTGTCGGCCCGGCCAGCGCTGTGGGCGTACGCCACTCCGTGTCGATGAAGAGCGTGTCGAGTCTGCCTTCTGTGACGGCTCGTTCGACGGCCTCGAGGCCGTGGACGGACATCTCGGGAGGTGACGCAGCGAGCCGATCGACATGCGCCTGCTGGACACCGGCGCGATACTGCCGGACCACCCCGTCCGCGAGGTCCGCCACCCGTTCCGGAGTGTCGTCATCGTGGTTCCCGCCGACGTGACCGATGATCTGATCCGCTGCGGGGGCGGTCGCTTCGAGGGCACTCAGGAGCGGCTGCGTCGCCGCGAGAACGACGACAGCCTGCGCTGCCCGCCTGACGGGTTCGACCGCATGGTGGATGTCCCTGGCGTACTCGCGCAGGCGCACATCGGGATCCTCCGTCTTGCGCAGGTGAGCGAGCGCATCTCGGTCCCCGGCGAGGTCGAGATTCGTGGAACTGCGGAAATCTTCCGGAAGTCCGGGCACGTCGATCGCCGCGGCCGGGTGCACACTCGTGTCGATCAGCCGGATGCGGTTCTCAGAGGCAGCCAACACGAACGCGACCGGCTGCAGAGCGAGCATTCCTTCCAGCAGAGGCGCGATGAGGAAGCGATCGCTGACACCGACCCACGGAGCAGGCGTCGTCGTCAACGGGATGATCTCGGTGTGCTGTGCGGTGGCGAAGATGGCGACTGTCGCGATCCGGGGGTCGATCGGAGCATGCGCCGCGGACGGCCTCGTCAGCTGCTCCAGCTGCGCGCAGATCTCGCCTGCGACCGCTTCGGGTGCCCCCGCCTCGCGCAGCGCGTCTCTCGCAGCGCGAATCTGAGCTCTGGCGAGCTCGGACGGATGATTCCCGCGAAGCCAGGCTTCGGCGTCACCGTAGATCGTGGCGGACCACGGCGCGCGCGCATCGGCGAGTCGGCGCACGTCTGTCAGGGACGGGGCTGCCATCTCAGCCCTCAGCCCCGACGGCGATGACGTTCATGAAGTCGCCTTTCTCCCGGCGTTCAACGCACACGGCCGCGATCTCAGTACTCGAAGACGAGACGGGCGGGAACCGCGCCCGCGAGCACGTCGTCGATGGCCTCGTTGACCTGTTCGAGCGTGCGCGACTCGGCGATGACGGTCGTGCGTCCCGCCGCGTGCAGGGCGAACACCTCGGCGAGATCCTGACGGGTGCCGACGATGGACCCGATGATCGAGATCCCCTTCAGGACGGTGTCGAAGATCGACACCGTCATCTGCTCGTCCGCTGGGAGGGCGACGCAGATCAGCCGTCCGCCACGGCTCAGCGAGGAGAACGCCTGCTCGAACACCCGCGGGGACGCCGCGAGCACGATCGCGACGTCCGCTCCACCCAGTTCCTGGATCGCCTCGACGGGGTCCACCTTCGCCGCGTTGACGACGTGATCGGCACCCAGCTCACGCGCCAGGTCGAGCTTCACGTCCTCGACGTCGACGGCGATGACCGAGCCACCCATGATCCGCGCGTACTGCAGCGCCAGGTGGCCGAGCCCGCCGATGCCGAACACCGCCACCTTCTCGGTGGGAACGATGTGGGCGACCTTGAGTGCCTTGTAGGTCGTCACTCCCGCGCAGGTGAGCGGGGCGGCATCGAACGAGGAGACGCCCTCCGGGACGGGAACGACGTACTTCGCCGCAGCGACCGCGTATTCCGCGAACCCACCGTCGACGGAGTACCCCGAGTTGCGCTGGCTCTCGCAGAGCGTCTCTCGCCCGTCGATGCAGTAGCGGCATTCTCCGCACGCGTAGCCCAGCCAGGGGATCGCGACCCGCTCTCCGACGCTGCGATCGGTCACACCGTCGCCGAGCTTCTCGACGATTCCGACACCCTCGTGGCCGGGCACGAACGGCGGCTGCGGCTTGACCGGCCAGTCGCCGTGCGCGGCGTGGATGTCGGTGTGACAGAGCCCGCACGTCTCCAACCGGATCAGGACTTCTCCCGGGCCCGGTTCCGGGATGTCCCTCTGCAGGACCTCCAGCGGCGCGGTGAACGAGGTGACGACTGCGGCTTTCATGGCGGCTCCTTCAGCATCCGCGTGACAACAACACGGTGCGAGCCTCCCCCGGCCGCCGCGTCGAGGGCAGAGTCTTTCGGCAGGGAATGCGAATCGCCGACGCGGCCGATAGGCGGCGAGACGGCGTCAGGCGGCGAAGCGGCCGCGGCGCGCGACGGGGTGCCGGCCGTGCACGATCACGTACCAGATCCCGGCGAGCAGCGCGACGCCCGCGAGGCCCGCGAACGTCCAGCCGTAGCCGAATCCGCCGATCGCGAAGCCGAGGAGGGCCGGGCAGATGCCGAAGCCGATGTCGGTGAAGAGGAAGAGCGAAGACAGGCCTGTTCCGATCCGCTCAGGCGGCACCGAATGGACGGCGATCGCCTGCGATGCGGGCATGAGCGATCCATAGCCGAGTCCGCACAGCGCTCCCGAGAGCACGACGTGCCAATCCTCCGTCGCGCCCGCGACCACGAGTGCGGCGGCGGCCATGACGAGGATCGCCGGGTAGACGACGGTGTTGTCGCCCCGGCGGTCCTGAAGCCGACCGAGCACGAGGCGCCCGGCGAACATCATCGCGGCATAGGCGACGAAGAAGAAGCCTGCCCCTGCGAGCAGGTCGCGCTCGATCGCGAACCCGTTGAGATAGGTGACGATACCGGCGTAGGACATGCCGACGAGCATCATGAACAACCCGATGGGCACAACGGATGGCGCGAGGATGCCGCTCCACTGGATGCGCAGCCCGCGCCGCTCGCGTGGAAGCAGATCGCGCTCGTCGCGCACGAAGAGCGCGAGTACGAGCCCCGCTGCGCCGATGACGAGCGAGCACCAGAACAGCATCGTGTACGTCGAGACGCCGACGAGCAGGAGGCCGAGCGCGGGCCCGACAGCCGTCGCAACGGTCGAGCTGAGCGAGAGATAGCCGGTGCCCTCCGCCCGGCGCCGCGCAGGCACGACGGACTGCGCGAGCGACATGCTCGCTGTGGAGGCGATCGCGAACGTCGCGCCGTGGAGGACGCGGACCGCGACGAGCATGGCGAAGGTGTCGGCAACCAGGTACAGGCACGACACCGCGCACCCGATCAGCAGGACGATGAGGAGCAGCCGGCGCCGGGGCAGCGCGTCGACGATGCCGCCCGCGAAGAGCCGCATGACTGTCGCGCCGATGATGAAGGCGCTCGATGCCAGTCCGCCCTCCGCATCGGACGCCGCGAACCGCGACATCGCGTAGACGGCGAGCGTCGTGACGAGGAGGTAGTACACGAAGTACTGGGCGAAGTTGATGAGCCAGCCGAGCACGAAGGGCCCGGTGAAGATGGGAGCCCGTTCGCCGTGCGATGCGTCTGTCTTCGGCGGCAGAGGGATCGCTGCGGTGTCGTACGGTACGCCGTCGACGGGGACTGACACGATGCCTCCCAGGCACGATCTTGATGCGTCATTCAACGCACGGATCTCAGGCTATCGCGCGGCGACGGCACACGAGACGCGTCTGATCGAACGTGCAACAACCCGCGGGCCATCCCGCTCGGACATCGTCGGCGAGCTCAGATCCGCGAGCCGTAGAACCGCAGCTCGAACACCTGCCGGGCGAGACGCGTCGTGCGCAGGTAATCCTCCTCCAGCTGGGTCGCCGAGTGCGCCGGGTAGCCCATGAGTCGCGCGATGCCTTCGAGCGCCTGCCGGTCTGTGGGCAGCACATCCGCCGTCCGCGCCGTCCAGAGCGTCATCGCCGAGCGCGTACGCGACGCGATGAGCCAGGCTGCGCGCAGCCGCTCTGCGTCGGATGCGGGAAGCAGCTCCGCGTCGACCGCCGCGTCCAGCGCATCGAGCGTCGAGGGCGTGCGCAACGCGGGCAGGGCGTGCGCGTGCTCGATCTGCAGCAGCTGCACGAGCCACTCCACATCGGAGAGCGAACCGCGCCCGAGCTTCAGATGCCGCGAGGGGTCTGCGCCCTGCGGGAGCCGCTCCGACTCCACTCGCGCCTTGATGCGCTTCACCTCGCGCACCGCGTCGGGGCCCACCTCGGCGGGGTAGCGGATGCCGTCGGCCATCTCCTCGAACGCGGCGAGAAGCTCCGCATCGCCGACGACACCGCGGGCTCGCAGCAGCGCCTGCGCCTCCCAGGTGAGCGACCAGCGCGCGTAGTACGCGCGATAGCTGTCGAGCGAGCGCACAGGCGGGCCGTTCTTGCCCTCCGGGCGCAGTCCCAGATCGAGATCGAGCGGGAGGCGAAGATCCTCTGTGAGGCGCTTGATCTCGCGGACGATGTGCTCGGCCCGCTTCTGGGCGACCTCGGGCTCGCAGCCAGCCGGGCGGTAGACGTACATGATGTCGGCGTCGCTGCCGAATCCGAGCTCGCCGCCGCCGTAGCGGCCCATCGCGATGATGCCGAACTCGACCTCGTCGCCCCACTCGTGCGCGAGAGACAGAGCGCCGGTGAGGATCGCGGTCGTGATGTCGCTGAGCGCCTGCCCGACCTCCTCGACCTTCACGACCTCGACCATCGCCCCGAGCGCGACCCGGAGCACCTCACGGCGCCGTGCGGTGCGCAGCGCGGCCGCGGCCGCCTCCACCGACTCCGGATGCCGTGCGAGGGTGGCGCGGGTTTCGTCGAGAAGCTCGGCGAGCGGGCGGGGCCGGAGCTCTGCGTCGTTCTCGAGCCACGCCGCGGCCTCGGGGATGCGCTCGAACAGCGACCCGACGAAACGTGAGCCCGAGAGCACCGTGGTGAGGCGATGAGCGCCACCCGAGGAGTCGCGCAGCATGCGCAGGAACCAGTACTCCTCGCCGAGGTCCTCCGAGAGGCGGCGGAACGCCAGCAGACCGTAATCCGGGTCGGGGCCGTCGGCGAACCACTGCAGAAGCACCGGCAGCAGGGTGCGCTGGATCGCCGCTCGACGCGACACTCCCCCGCTGAGCGCGGCGATGTGTCGCAGCGCACCGGCGGGATCGCGGAAGCCGATCGCGGCAAGACGAGCCTCCGCCTGCTCGCTCGTGAGCGCGTAGCCATCCTCGGGCAGCGCCGCCACCGCCGAGAGAAGCGGGCGGTAGAAGAGCTTCTCGTGGAGGCTGCGCACCGCTTGCTGCACGCCCCGCCACGCCACGATGAGGCCGTCGGCGGTCGTCGCGAGGCGCGACCCGCGCGCGATGGCACGTCGACGGTCCTCCTCGCGCGGCATGAGGTGGGTGCGGCGCAGCCGTGACAGCTGAATGCGGTGCTCGATGAGGCGCAGGAAGCGGTAGTCGCGTGCGAATTCATCCGCCTCCGCACGCCCGATGTACCCGCGCTCGCCGAGCGCCTCGAGCGCGTCGAGGGTGCCGCGCTGGCGGATGTCCGGGTCGGCCTGACCGTGCACGAGCTGCAGCAGCTGGATCGTGAATTCGACGTCGCGGAGCCCCCCAGGGCCCAGCTTGATCTGCACGTCGACCTCGTCGCGCGGGATGTGGGCGAGCACGCGCTCGCGCATCCTCTGCACGCTCTCGACGAAACCCTCTCGAGAGGATGCGGACCAGACCTTCGGCGCGACGCCGGCGACGAAACGCTCGCCGAGTGCGAGGTCCCCCGCCATCGCGCGGGCCTTGAGCAGCGCCTGGAACTCCCAGCTCTTCGCCCATCGGTCGTAGTAGGCCAGGTGCGAATCGAGGGTGCGCACGAGGGCGCCGTCTTTGCCCTCGGGCCGGAGGTTCGCGTCGACCTCCCACAGCGCCGGCTCCACGGCGAGCTCGCTGAGGGCGTGCATCGTGTCGATCGCGAGACGGGTGGCGATCTCGACCGCGCGGGCGTCCGAGATCCCCTCACCCCCACCCACGAAGATGACGTCGACGTCGCTCAGGTAGTTGAGCTCGCGCGCTCCGGACTTGCCCATGCCGATGATCGCGAGACGCGTCGCCGCGACCTCGTCGGCAGGGAATCGCGACGAACGGCGTGCGATGTCGATCCCGCCATCGAGGGCGGCGCCGGCAAGGTCGGCGAGAGCGGCGGCGACGATATCGACCACGTCGATCGGCGCGGGCTGCTCGAGGTCCCAGGCAGCGAGGCGGGCGAGTTCGCGGCGGTAGGCCACGCGCAGCGCCACCCATGCCTCGTCACCGACGAGACCGTCGACGGCTCGCAGCATCGTCGCCCGATACCCCGCCGCATCGTCCGGACGCGCGATCGGCCGCTCGAGCACGTCGAGATGCTCCGGATGCCGCAGCAGGAACTCCGCGACGCCCTCGGAGGCGCCCAGCAGCGCGAGCAGACGACTCGCGCCTCCCGCGTCGTCGAGGAGCGCGCGCACGCGAGTGCCGTCCTTCTCCAGCAGGGCGAGAAGCAGGCGCAGCGCCTGATCCGGGTCGGCGACACCCGCGAAGAGCGGCACGACGTGCTCGGGCACGCCGGGAAGAGCGGCGGCCGCTCCCCCCAGGTCGACGAAACCCAACCGAGCGAGCTCGGTGAGTGTGACGGCCTTCCGGGTCAGAGCGCTTCCAGGTTCGACTCGAGCTCGAAGGGCGTCACCTGCTGGCGGTAGCCCGCCCATTCGCGACGCTTGTTGAGCAGGACGTAGTTGAAGACCTGCTCACCGAGCGTCTCGGCGACGAGCTCCGACTCCTCCATGATGAGCAGCGCGCGGTCGAGGCTCGACGGCAGCGCCTCGTACCCCATGGCGCGACGCTCGGCGCTCGACATGTTGAACACGTCGCCCTCGGCCTCGGGAGGCAGCTCGTAGCCCTCCTCGATGCCCTTCAGTCCCGCAGCGAGCAGCAGCGAGTACGCAAGGTACGGGTTCGCCGCCGAATCGATGCCGCGGTACTCGACGCGCGCACTCTGGCCCTTGCCGGGCTTGTAGAGCGGGACGCGCACGAGGGCCGAGCGGTTGTTGTGGCCCCAGGTGACGTAGCTGGGAGCCTCGTCGCCGCCCCACAGTCGCTTGTAGGAGTTCACGAACTGGTTCGTGACGGCCGTGATCTCGGGCGCGTGACGCAGAATGCCCGCGACGAACTGACGCCCGATCGGGGACAGCTGGTACTGACCCGACGGGTCGAAGAACGCGTTCGTGTCGCCTTCGAAGAGCGAGACGTGCGTGTGCATTCCCGAACCGGGGTGCTCAGCGAACGGCTTCGGCATGAAGGTCGCGTAGCAGCCCTGCTCGATCGCGACCTCCTTGATGACGGTGCGGAAGGTCATGATGTTGTCGGCGGTCGTGAGCGCGTCGGCGTAGCGCAGATCGATCTCGTTCTGACCGGGGCCAGCCTCGTGGTGGCTGAACTCGACGGAGATGCCGAGATCCTCGAGCATCCGCACGCTGCGCCGACGGAAGTCGTGAGCGGTGCCTCCCGGCACGTTGTCGAAGTAGCCAGCCGAGTCGACCGGAACGGGGCGCCCGTTCTTCAGCTTGCTCGACTTGAGCAGGTAGAACTCGATCTCCGGGTGCGTATAGAACGTGAACCCGCGATCTGCGGCCTTCGCGAGGGTGCGCTTGAGCACATTGCGCGGGTCGGCGACAGCGGGCTGACCATCAGGCGTCGAGATGTCGCAGAACATGCGAGCGGTCGGGTCGACCTCGCCTCGCCACGGGAGGATCTGGAAGGTGGTGGGGTCGGGGTGTGCCAGCACGTCCGCCTCGAACGCGCGCGTGAGGCCCTCGATGGCCGAGCCGTCGATTCCGACGCCCTCGCTGAAGGCTCCCTCGACCTCAGCGGGCGCGAGCGCGACCGACTTGAGGGTGCCGACGACATCCGTGAACCAGAGGCGGATGAACTTCACCCCGCGCTCCTCGATGGTGCGCAGAACGAAGTCTCGCTGCTTGTCCATTCGGTCCCCTTCTTGCCACGATGCGCGGTGGTTTCCAGGGTAGTGGCACGGTCGCCCCGGGGAGCGCATCTGCGACACCTCCCAGATACGTGACGAAGTATCGCGGCATGCGCGGTACGCTGTCAGATGGCGATGATGCCGGAACGGCCCAAGTCGCCTACCGTTTGGATCCCGTTCACTCTGGAAGCTCCATCGAGAAGCCCGACGAACCGACGATCTCGGATGCGGTGCTCGGATGCGACCACGTGCTTCCGGTCATGATCCATCGTGGGTTGGTCGCCCTCCCGCCCCCAGTTCGATCCGCTCGAACAGAAAGCTCCACACGTGCACGTACAGGCTTACATCGACAACGTCTACCGCACCGCCGTCGCCCGCAATGCCGGCGAGGCAGAGTTCCACCAGGCCCTCCACGAGGTCCTGGAGACGATCGGCCCGGTTCTCGAGCAGCACCCCGAGTACGCCGAAGCCGGCATCCTCGAGCGCATCGTGGAACCCGAGCGACAGATCATGTTCCGCGTCCCGTGGGTCGATGACTCCGGCGACGTGCAGGTTAACCGCGGCTTCCGCGTGCAGTTCAACTCCGCGCTCGGCCCGTACAAGGGTGGGCTCCGCTTCCACCCGAGCGTCAACCTCGGCATCATCAAGTTCCTCGGCTTCGAGCAGATCTTCAAGAACGCGCTCACCGGCCAGGGCATCGGCGGGGGCAAGGGCGGGTCCGACTTCGACCCGCACCGTCGCAGCGAACGCGAGATCGAGCGCTTCTGCCAGAGCTTCATGACCGAGCTGTACCGCCACATCAGCGACACGACCGACGTCCCGGCCGGCGACATCGGCGTCGGCGGTCGCGAGATCGGCTACCTGTTCGGTCAGTACCGCCGCCTCACCAACCG from Salinibacterium sp. ZJ70 carries:
- the lipB gene encoding lipoyl(octanoyl) transferase LipB, with the protein product MVDYVVTGLSANSVSYSTALERQRALHADVASGRAPDTVLLLEHPSVYTAGKRTEPEERPRDGTPVIDVDRGGKITWHGPGQLIGYPIVRLADPLDVVAYVRRLEQLLIEVIGEFGVHGERVDGRSGVWIPRDGAPHDKIAAIGIRVSDGVTMHGFALNCSNDLAPYARIVACGIRDAGVTTLSRELGRTVAPSDVVDAVTARFEDAVGPSLRTHAGVLA
- the lipA gene encoding lipoyl synthase; translation: MTAAPEGRKLLRIEARNAQIPIERKPEWIKTRARMGPEYTALQSLVKSENLHTVCQEAGCPNIFECWEDREATFLIGGSQCTRRCDFCQIDTGKPADYDTDEPRRVAESVTRMQLRYATVTGVARDDLPDEGAWLHAETVRAIHAANPGTGVEILATDFSGNPDLLAEVFSSRPEVFAHNVETVPRIFKRIRPAFRYERSLGVITAARDAGLITKSNLILGMGEERHEISEALRDLRDAGCDIITVTQYLRPTPRHLPVASWLRPEEFVEIKQEAEELGFLGVLAGPLVRSSYRAGRLWAQSMVAKGREIPDHLRHLAEGERGFAQAVS
- a CDS encoding DUF4191 domain-containing protein; the protein is MARIKREKKNKEPGRLKQMWQVFQMTRRQDPTVTWVMLVAFIAPIAVSIVFALWLSGGNVLSIVLTIITGVMVGLLLGMIVLGRRAERAAYQQISGQPGAVSAVLKNGLRRSWIANEEPVAFSPRTMDAVYRAVGKPGIVLISEGPLSRTQPMLDKERANLGRLVPTVPVYELHVGPDPESLELHRLPGAMKKFPKKLTKAEILTVDKRITSVKKVKGWGIPAGIDPTRLRAPRPR
- a CDS encoding RDD family protein, with protein sequence MSSAPETQPESRWPGERLGLPAAGPRSVARFGRRLAALAIDWAPAYFLSWSFFPTPNGADPFINLAIFAVLQYVFLITLNGSLGHIVMRMRVVPVAGGYLGFWRPAVRTLLLCLVIPALIWDVDQRGLHDKIAGTVLVRV
- the glnA gene encoding type I glutamate--ammonia ligase, with product MFSDSSEVLKFIKDTDVKFVDVRFTDLPGIQQHFNLPASAIDEAFFTEGQLFDGSSIRGFQSIHESDLQLIPDVSTAFIDPYRDNRTLVIIFDIYNPRTGEVYGRDPRQVAKKAEKFLASTGIADTAFFAPEAEFFIFDDVRFEVKQNKSFYEVDSSEAAWNSGREEEGGNLANKTPYKGGYFPVTPVDQHADLRDDIVLKLQEVGLEVERSHHEVGTAGQGEINYRFDTMVHSADDILKFKYVVKNSALEWGKVATFMPKPLMGDNGSGMHVHMSLWSDGKPLFYDEQGYAGLSDIARWYIGGVLKHAPALAAFTNPSVNSYHRLVPGFEAPVNLVYSAGNRSASIRIPITGTNPKAKRIEYRAPDSSSNPYLAFAALLMAGIDGIKNKIEPHEPIDKDLYELPPEEALGIPQLPGSLGDALDALEADHEFLLEGGVFTQDLIDTWLDYKRTKELAPFAQRPHPFEYELYFGV
- the adhP gene encoding alcohol dehydrogenase AdhP → MKAAVVTSFTAPLEVLQRDIPEPGPGEVLIRLETCGLCHTDIHAAHGDWPVKPQPPFVPGHEGVGIVEKLGDGVTDRSVGERVAIPWLGYACGECRYCIDGRETLCESQRNSGYSVDGGFAEYAVAAAKYVVPVPEGVSSFDAAPLTCAGVTTYKALKVAHIVPTEKVAVFGIGGLGHLALQYARIMGGSVIAVDVEDVKLDLARELGADHVVNAAKVDPVEAIQELGGADVAIVLAASPRVFEQAFSSLSRGGRLICVALPADEQMTVSIFDTVLKGISIIGSIVGTRQDLAEVFALHAAGRTTVIAESRTLEQVNEAIDDVLAGAVPARLVFEY